In Synechococcus sp. A18-25c, a single window of DNA contains:
- a CDS encoding DUF1517 domain-containing protein — protein MADSPNRSTRRLLRRWLSGLMVPVLLIGLLVLMPQPSEAARGGRIGGGSFRAPSMPRSGGYGSGGMGGGYSRGYGGGGFGFPFIIPIFGLGGGGLLPFLLLMGIVGVLVNAARGAGSGSRVAVGGYDNPREISGGPVSLLQLQMGLLASAKDLQTDLRQLAASADTSSSSGLQRVLQDTTLALLRQPDLWVYANVESGSVPFNAAESTFNRLSMTERSKLREELTTNVGGVRSSAATLSSRGDADATNEFIVVTVLVASRQAVNLKKADTSEQLRESLRILGSTASSDLMALEVIWQPDGSGDVLSAEELVTAYPNLQHL, from the coding sequence TTGGCCGATTCGCCGAACCGCTCGACCCGTCGTCTGCTGCGCCGTTGGCTTTCGGGCCTGATGGTGCCTGTGCTCCTGATTGGACTGCTGGTGCTGATGCCACAGCCCAGCGAAGCAGCACGGGGTGGCCGCATCGGAGGTGGCAGCTTCCGCGCTCCCTCGATGCCGCGAAGCGGCGGCTACGGAAGTGGTGGCATGGGCGGTGGCTACAGCCGCGGTTACGGCGGCGGCGGCTTCGGTTTCCCTTTCATCATTCCGATCTTTGGCCTCGGTGGCGGCGGCCTGCTGCCCTTCTTGTTGCTGATGGGCATCGTGGGGGTTCTGGTGAATGCGGCGCGGGGTGCAGGATCCGGGAGCCGCGTCGCCGTCGGTGGCTATGACAATCCACGCGAAATCTCCGGTGGTCCGGTCTCGCTGCTGCAGCTCCAGATGGGCCTTCTGGCCAGTGCCAAGGATTTGCAAACCGACCTGCGACAGCTGGCGGCCAGTGCTGACACCAGCAGCTCCTCTGGACTGCAACGGGTCCTGCAGGACACCACCTTGGCCTTACTGCGGCAACCCGACCTCTGGGTTTACGCCAATGTGGAATCAGGCAGCGTTCCGTTCAATGCAGCGGAATCCACCTTCAACCGTCTGTCGATGACCGAGCGCAGCAAGTTGCGCGAAGAACTCACAACCAATGTTGGTGGTGTTCGCTCATCCGCAGCGACACTGAGCAGTCGCGGCGATGCCGATGCCACCAACGAATTCATCGTGGTGACCGTGCTGGTGGCCAGCCGTCAGGCGGTGAACCTGAAAAAAGCCGACACCAGCGAACAACTGCGGGAATCACTGCGCATCCTCGGCTCAACCGCCTCCAGTGACCTCATGGCTCTGGAAGTGATCTGGCAACCCGATGGCTCAGGAGATGTGCTCAGCGCCGAAGAACTCGTCACGGCCTATCCAAACCTTCAACACCTTTGA
- the larB gene encoding nickel pincer cofactor biosynthesis protein LarB yields the protein MSALEARLDLQRRRRLGMVEAVWGEHKTAAQIATILKTMHHAGELAFVTRVDPVKAADVQARCPEVQVHAAASCLTLGKLPPGDGKPLVAVLSGGTSDRRVAEEAALALRVHGVTSVPFLDVGVAGLHRLLAVLPDLEAVPVLIACAGMEGALPTVLAGLVPQPVIGVPVSVGYGVSAGGRAALDGMLASCAPGLSVVNIDNGYGAAMAALRILLGRGLQGSGDEASRAQ from the coding sequence GTGAGTGCACTTGAGGCGCGATTGGACCTGCAACGCCGCCGGCGGCTCGGCATGGTGGAGGCCGTCTGGGGTGAGCACAAAACTGCCGCTCAGATTGCGACCATCCTCAAGACCATGCACCACGCTGGTGAACTGGCGTTTGTGACGCGTGTGGATCCCGTGAAGGCTGCGGACGTGCAGGCCCGCTGCCCCGAGGTTCAGGTGCATGCGGCTGCCTCTTGCCTCACCCTGGGCAAGCTGCCGCCAGGCGATGGCAAGCCGTTGGTGGCGGTGCTCAGTGGCGGCACCAGTGATCGCCGCGTGGCGGAGGAGGCTGCGCTGGCGTTGCGAGTGCATGGCGTCACCAGCGTGCCCTTCCTCGATGTGGGCGTGGCGGGTTTGCATCGCTTGCTGGCGGTGTTGCCCGATCTCGAAGCGGTGCCGGTGCTGATCGCCTGCGCAGGCATGGAGGGTGCCCTGCCCACGGTGCTTGCCGGCTTGGTGCCGCAGCCTGTGATTGGTGTGCCGGTGTCGGTGGGCTATGGCGTCAGCGCTGGTGGTCGTGCCGCTCTCGACGGGATGCTGGCCAGCTGCGCTCCAGGCCTGAGTGTGGTCAATATCGACAATGGCTATGGCGCTGCCATGGCCGCATTGCGCATCCTCCTGGGCCGTGGGTTACAAGGCAGTGGCGATGAGGCGAGTCGCGCTCAGTGA
- a CDS encoding TIGR03792 family protein, translated as MTRLRRGLSTVVGCCLAVLVLLSGLGDRRAEALSSPDGHVDVAVIEHLRIQVPRQDRQAWLDAERGSWEPWLAQQPGFLGRDLLWDPNSEEGTLLIRWSSRDAWKAIPVEEVEAVQQRFESLAREATGQSEGNPFPLVFEGELLPA; from the coding sequence ATGACGCGTCTGCGCAGAGGTCTCTCTACGGTGGTTGGGTGCTGCCTGGCGGTGTTGGTTCTGCTTTCAGGTCTTGGCGATCGTCGCGCTGAAGCGTTGTCCAGTCCGGATGGTCATGTTGATGTTGCTGTGATCGAGCATCTGCGCATTCAGGTTCCGCGTCAGGACCGTCAGGCCTGGCTGGACGCCGAGCGCGGCAGCTGGGAACCCTGGCTTGCGCAACAGCCAGGGTTCCTAGGTCGGGATCTGCTTTGGGATCCCAACAGCGAGGAAGGCACCTTGCTGATCCGTTGGAGCAGCCGGGATGCCTGGAAAGCGATCCCCGTTGAGGAGGTGGAAGCGGTTCAGCAGCGCTTTGAAAGCCTGGCCCGTGAGGCCACCGGTCAATCCGAGGGCAATCCGTTCCCTTTGGTGTTTGAAGGCGAGTTGCTGCCGGCGTGA
- the ispF gene encoding 2-C-methyl-D-erythritol 2,4-cyclodiphosphate synthase produces the protein MNLRIGNGYDIHRLVQGRPLILGGQCLSHPDGLGLDGHSDADVLVHAVMDALLGALSLGDIGKYFPPTDPQWKGADSLVLLKQVMALVKDRGWEVVNVDSVVIAERPKLKPHIEAMRTAIAESMGLAPDQVGVKATTNETLGPEGREEGISCHAVVLLSKP, from the coding sequence ATGAATCTCCGCATTGGCAATGGCTATGACATCCACCGCCTCGTTCAGGGGCGTCCGCTGATCCTGGGTGGTCAGTGCCTGTCGCATCCCGACGGTCTTGGTCTGGACGGCCACAGTGATGCCGATGTGCTCGTGCATGCCGTCATGGATGCCTTACTGGGAGCGCTGTCCCTAGGAGATATCGGCAAATACTTCCCCCCGACTGATCCCCAGTGGAAAGGGGCCGACAGTTTGGTGCTGCTGAAGCAGGTGATGGCTCTTGTGAAAGACCGTGGCTGGGAGGTGGTGAATGTGGATAGCGTCGTAATCGCAGAACGCCCCAAACTCAAGCCCCACATCGAGGCCATGCGTACCGCCATCGCTGAGAGCATGGGACTCGCGCCCGATCAGGTGGGGGTCAAAGCCACCACCAACGAGACCCTGGGACCTGAAGGACGGGAGGAGGGCATCTCCTGCCACGCTGTGGTTCTGCTGAGCAAGCCATGA
- the trmD gene encoding tRNA (guanosine(37)-N1)-methyltransferase TrmD: MSAYRLDVVSLAPQAFAPLQELGVIGRAFAASRAELYLHNPRDHATDRYRKVDDEPYGGGAGMVLKPEPVFAAFESIPVHPKRRVLLMTPQGRPLRQSDLQRWAANHDQLVLLCGHYEGFDERIRSLADEEVSLGDFVLTGGELPAMTIINGVVRLLPGTVGTAASLVEESHSDWLLEHPHYTRPAEFRGMTVPDVLRSGDHGAIARWRQQQREQRTAERRPDLLERWKQRTDAENDPGATT; encoded by the coding sequence GTGAGCGCGTATCGCCTGGATGTGGTGAGCCTCGCTCCGCAGGCGTTCGCTCCCTTGCAGGAGCTGGGGGTGATCGGTCGGGCCTTTGCCGCCAGTCGCGCCGAGCTTTATCTGCACAATCCCCGCGATCACGCCACCGATCGCTACCGCAAGGTCGACGATGAGCCCTACGGCGGTGGCGCCGGCATGGTGCTCAAGCCCGAACCGGTGTTTGCCGCCTTCGAATCGATTCCCGTGCATCCGAAGCGGCGTGTGTTGCTGATGACGCCTCAGGGCCGACCGCTGCGCCAGTCCGACCTGCAGCGCTGGGCAGCGAACCATGACCAGTTGGTCCTGCTATGCGGCCACTACGAAGGCTTCGACGAACGCATCCGTTCTCTGGCGGATGAAGAGGTGTCGCTAGGGGATTTCGTGCTCACCGGTGGTGAGCTGCCAGCGATGACGATCATCAACGGTGTGGTGCGTCTGCTGCCGGGCACGGTCGGCACCGCGGCATCGCTGGTGGAGGAAAGCCACAGCGATTGGCTGCTGGAGCATCCTCACTACACGCGCCCGGCTGAGTTCCGGGGGATGACCGTGCCGGATGTGCTGCGCAGTGGCGACCATGGCGCCATCGCCCGCTGGCGCCAGCAGCAACGGGAGCAGCGCACGGCTGAACGCCGACCGGATTTGCTGGAGCGCTGGAAGCAACGCACCGATGCCGAGAATGACCCCGGAGCCACGACCTGA
- a CDS encoding phycobiliprotein lyase translates to MDETAFPPADLKAFLQLCEGRWMSLRSRFDFKGSDDDWHASDRGEVTVTFRDQDGASVLAVQPAEGPSSALQFTPDGALAVTSGEGSRDGRWQFRPDASVELELGDGQAEAKVLERIWFIKPNLRLRSTTALAADGTPLQARFCSEIRRVSAPQA, encoded by the coding sequence ATGGATGAAACCGCTTTCCCTCCAGCCGATCTCAAGGCTTTTCTGCAGCTGTGCGAAGGCCGTTGGATGAGCCTGCGCAGTCGCTTTGATTTCAAGGGGTCCGACGACGACTGGCATGCCAGTGATCGCGGCGAGGTAACGGTGACCTTCCGTGATCAGGACGGTGCTTCGGTGCTGGCGGTGCAGCCGGCTGAAGGACCGAGCAGTGCGCTGCAGTTCACCCCGGACGGTGCTCTGGCCGTGACGTCTGGAGAGGGGTCTCGCGACGGCCGCTGGCAGTTCCGGCCCGATGCCAGTGTCGAGCTGGAGCTTGGCGATGGCCAGGCAGAGGCGAAGGTGCTGGAGCGCATCTGGTTCATCAAGCCGAACCTGCGGTTGCGCAGCACCACAGCACTGGCCGCCGATGGCACACCGCTGCAGGCGCGCTTCTGCTCCGAGATCCGGCGTGTCTCAGCACCCCAGGCCTGA
- the era gene encoding GTPase Era yields the protein MQSSPLPENHRSGFIALIGRPNVGKSTLVNQLVGDKVAITSPVAQTTRNRLRAILTTPTAQLILVDTPGIHKPHHLLGERLVQSARAAIGEVDQVLLLLEGHQPPGRGDAFIVNLLRQQRLPVQVVLNKWDLVPVDRKPEADAAYRALLADTEWPVHHCSALDGAGCPELVSAISALMPEGPRLYPAEMVSDQPERLLMAELIREQVLMHTREEVPHSVAVSINRVEEMPARGKNKARTAVLATVLVERKSQKGILIGKGGAMLKTIGQGARLQMQTLIDGPVYLELFVKVVPDWRSKPQRLAELGYAEERV from the coding sequence ATGCAGTCATCGCCACTCCCGGAGAATCACCGCTCCGGTTTCATCGCTCTGATTGGCCGCCCCAATGTCGGCAAATCCACCCTGGTGAACCAGTTGGTGGGAGACAAGGTGGCGATCACTTCCCCTGTCGCGCAGACCACGCGCAATCGTCTGCGCGCCATCCTCACAACCCCTACAGCCCAGTTGATCCTCGTGGATACCCCGGGGATCCATAAGCCGCATCATTTGCTGGGGGAACGTCTGGTGCAGAGCGCGCGCGCCGCCATCGGCGAGGTGGATCAGGTGCTGCTGCTGCTGGAGGGGCATCAGCCACCGGGACGTGGTGATGCCTTCATCGTCAACTTGCTGCGGCAGCAGCGTCTTCCAGTGCAGGTGGTGCTGAACAAATGGGATCTGGTGCCTGTGGATCGCAAGCCGGAGGCGGATGCGGCGTATCGCGCGTTGTTGGCGGATACTGAATGGCCCGTGCATCACTGCTCAGCGCTGGATGGTGCCGGCTGCCCCGAACTGGTGTCGGCTATCAGTGCGTTGATGCCCGAGGGGCCTCGGCTTTACCCCGCCGAGATGGTGAGTGATCAGCCCGAACGGCTGCTGATGGCGGAACTGATCCGCGAGCAAGTGCTGATGCACACCCGCGAGGAGGTGCCCCACAGCGTGGCGGTGAGCATTAATCGGGTGGAGGAGATGCCGGCGCGAGGCAAGAACAAGGCGCGCACGGCGGTGCTGGCCACTGTTCTGGTGGAGCGCAAAAGCCAGAAGGGGATTCTGATCGGGAAGGGCGGTGCCATGCTCAAAACCATTGGCCAGGGCGCCCGATTGCAGATGCAAACATTGATCGATGGACCGGTCTATCTCGAGCTGTTCGTGAAAGTGGTGCCTGATTGGCGCAGTAAGCCGCAGCGGCTGGCCGAACTCGGTTACGCCGAGGAGAGGGTCTGA
- a CDS encoding Bax inhibitor-1 family protein, which yields MPASSNFQNAIREAQSSALVGPNVVKKALPYVGGGMVLTAGGALGGMALLASGSALYMPLFLIAAIGNFVLFFVAQNIAMKGDNGTALPLLSLYSLISGFTLSGLVSYAIQVVGSANPANPYAGVGAVGIAALATGVTFVIASFFGSRMSESVGQALSAVVGIGLVGLLIAMVGIAIGSFFIPGLYESTNLLISGFGTVLFVGMAFVDFYTMPRTYRDDQYLAGALSMYLTFINLFIFVLRLIIALNGGGRRD from the coding sequence ATGCCAGCCAGCAGCAATTTTCAAAACGCCATTCGCGAGGCGCAATCCAGCGCCCTCGTCGGGCCCAATGTGGTGAAGAAAGCCCTCCCCTATGTGGGAGGCGGCATGGTGCTGACCGCCGGAGGTGCTCTTGGTGGGATGGCCCTTTTGGCATCGGGGAGTGCGCTCTACATGCCCCTCTTCTTGATCGCAGCCATCGGCAACTTTGTTTTGTTCTTTGTGGCGCAGAACATCGCCATGAAGGGCGACAACGGCACAGCTTTGCCGTTGTTGTCGCTCTACAGCCTCATCAGTGGTTTCACCCTGAGCGGCCTGGTGAGCTATGCCATTCAGGTGGTGGGTTCTGCCAACCCCGCCAATCCCTACGCCGGTGTTGGTGCCGTCGGCATCGCGGCATTGGCCACGGGCGTCACCTTCGTGATTGCGTCATTCTTCGGAAGTCGCATGAGCGAGAGTGTCGGTCAGGCTCTCAGCGCTGTTGTGGGCATCGGCTTGGTGGGCCTTCTGATCGCGATGGTTGGCATCGCGATCGGAAGTTTCTTCATCCCTGGCCTCTACGAATCCACCAACCTGCTGATCTCCGGTTTTGGAACAGTGCTGTTTGTGGGCATGGCCTTCGTGGACTTTTACACGATGCCTCGCACCTACCGGGACGATCAATACCTGGCTGGTGCCCTCAGCATGTATCTAACATTTATCAACCTGTTCATCTTCGTTTTGCGTCTGATCATTGCCCTCAATGGCGGTGGTCGCCGCGACTGA
- a CDS encoding PhoH family protein — MSEATSIGRFTFDLPHTEAALALAGGPSSQTLRQLEALTGTSLVMRGLQLEISGRPNQLERTAAVVELLRKLWEAGESISPVDLQSALQALDTGRDREHEAMGQQVLAKNQRGNLLRPRTLRQKAYVEAMERNDLTFALGPAGTGKTFLATVLAVRMLTERKVERLVLTRPAVEAGERLGFLPGDLQQKVDPYLRPLYDALHLLLGAEKTAALLEKGVIEVAPLAYMRGRTLAESFVILDEAQNTTPAQMRMVLTRLGERSRMVVTGDVTQVDLPSGQLSGLVEASEVLDGVEGVAVCRLTAADVVRHPLVQRVVEAYARRDKTHPRRDGAPHRRSMGRSAPG; from the coding sequence ATGTCCGAAGCCACCTCCATCGGTCGCTTCACCTTTGATCTTCCCCACACGGAGGCTGCCCTCGCTCTCGCGGGCGGTCCCTCCTCTCAGACCCTGCGTCAACTGGAGGCTCTCACCGGAACCTCCCTGGTGATGCGGGGTCTTCAGCTAGAGATCAGCGGCAGGCCCAATCAGCTCGAACGCACGGCTGCCGTTGTGGAGCTGTTGCGCAAGCTCTGGGAAGCAGGCGAGTCGATTTCACCGGTTGATTTGCAATCGGCCCTCCAGGCGCTCGACACGGGCCGCGACCGTGAGCATGAAGCCATGGGCCAGCAGGTGCTGGCTAAGAATCAGCGCGGCAATCTGTTGCGACCCCGCACCCTCCGTCAGAAGGCCTACGTCGAGGCGATGGAGCGCAACGATCTCACCTTCGCGCTCGGGCCGGCCGGAACCGGTAAAACCTTTCTGGCCACGGTGCTGGCCGTGCGCATGTTGACCGAGCGCAAGGTGGAGCGTTTGGTGCTGACTCGGCCTGCCGTTGAAGCGGGGGAGCGCCTGGGATTTCTTCCAGGCGACCTTCAGCAGAAAGTGGATCCCTATCTGCGGCCCCTTTATGACGCTCTGCATCTGCTGCTCGGGGCAGAAAAAACCGCCGCTCTGCTGGAGAAGGGGGTGATCGAGGTGGCGCCACTGGCTTACATGCGTGGCCGCACCCTGGCTGAATCCTTTGTGATCCTCGATGAAGCCCAGAACACCACGCCGGCCCAGATGCGCATGGTGCTGACCCGGCTCGGGGAGCGTTCGCGCATGGTGGTAACCGGTGATGTCACCCAGGTGGATCTCCCGTCCGGTCAGTTGAGCGGTCTGGTGGAGGCCTCTGAGGTGCTGGATGGGGTGGAAGGTGTGGCGGTCTGCCGCTTGACGGCCGCGGATGTGGTGCGTCATCCCCTGGTGCAGCGCGTCGTGGAGGCCTATGCGCGCCGAGACAAAACGCATCCACGTCGGGATGGCGCGCCCCATCGCCGTTCGATGGGGAGATCCGCACCAGGCTGA
- the rpsP gene encoding 30S ribosomal protein S16, with product MIKLRLKRFGKKREASFRLVACNSTSRRDGRPLQELGYYNPRTKETRLDAEALRERLSQGAQPTDVVRTLLEKGGLLEKTIRPAETVGKAKQAAKREADAKQAAKEAAEAKAAAEAEAKAAAAEPAADEAAAEG from the coding sequence ATGATCAAGCTCCGCCTGAAGCGGTTCGGTAAGAAGCGAGAAGCCAGCTTCCGTCTCGTGGCCTGCAACAGCACCTCGCGCCGCGACGGTCGTCCCCTGCAGGAGCTCGGGTATTACAACCCCCGCACGAAGGAGACGCGTCTGGATGCTGAGGCCCTGCGTGAGCGACTCAGTCAAGGTGCTCAGCCCACCGATGTGGTGCGCACTCTGCTCGAGAAGGGTGGTCTGCTGGAGAAGACCATCCGTCCTGCTGAGACCGTCGGCAAGGCCAAGCAGGCTGCCAAGCGTGAGGCTGATGCCAAGCAGGCCGCCAAAGAAGCTGCAGAAGCCAAAGCCGCTGCTGAAGCAGAAGCCAAGGCTGCTGCTGCAGAGCCCGCCGCCGACGAAGCCGCTGCTGAAGGCTGA